The Candidatus Tisiphia endosymbiont of Dascillus cervinus genome contains the following window.
AACTCAGATCAAGCAGCTGACCATTATGAGTGGACTAACTGCTATTTAAAGTCCCAAGGATATCTTAGATATGAAATATCAAATTATGCTATATTAGGTCATGAATGTAAACATAACTTAACATATTGGCAATATGACAACTATTTAGGTGTAGGTCCGGGTAGCCACAGCAGGGTTAACATGTGTGATAGTAATTTTACATCTAATCTATATAGTATTATGATGTGGCATAAACCAGAAAAATGGTTACAAGCTGTTGACAGTTTAGGATGTGGTATTCAGCAGATTAATAAACTTTCTATGCAAGAAATAATTGCAGAAATGTTGATGATGGGACTACGTCTTGAAAAGGGTTTAACTATTGATAGTATACAGAAAAGAATTGGTAAACAATTATTTGAGATTTTAGATATGGAAAAGGCAACATACTATAAAAAGCTAGGTTTACTTAGGTGGGATGAGGGATTAGGTGATAAAGATCATATTAATCTTACAAACAAAGGTCTAATGTTACATAGCTATATAGTGCCAAGGTTATTTAAAACCTCAGTTTTGGATTAAAAATTTTAATCCAAAACTGGCTAGAATATCAGAAAAATACATTCTTGAAGCGATTCTACGAATGCATTTTAATCTATTATTAGTAAATGAAATATTTAACAGTCAGGTGTCAAACCGCTTTAAGCCTGATTGTTTACATTCTCATTCCAATTTCGGGTTAATTTCATTAATCCGAAATTGAGGTTTAAATAGACTTCTTTGTATTAATGTATATGTTGGAACAAAAAGAGTTAGATAAGATACAAAAAAGGATTAAGAAACTTAAAACAAATAATCGAACAAATAATCATTTTCACCCTAAACTTAATCCAAAAAAAGAAATTGATGCGTTGGCTATAGCGTTAGATTTGTTTTCTAGTGTGATGCTGGGGTTTATTGTTGGTTTTACATTAGATAAATTGTTTAATTCTAAACCATTTTGTATTATAATATTTTTGTTGATAGGTATGCTTGCAGGTTTTAAAATAATTTGGCAAAAAATAAATAATGTCCCATAGTCCCTTAGATCAATTTGCAATAAAGAAACTAGTAGAAATTAATTTATTTGGTTTCGATATTAGTTTTACTAACTCTAGTTTGTTTATGTTGCTT
Protein-coding sequences here:
- a CDS encoding AtpZ/AtpI family protein; protein product: MLEQKELDKIQKRIKKLKTNNRTNNHFHPKLNPKKEIDALAIALDLFSSVMLGFIVGFTLDKLFNSKPFCIIIFLLIGMLAGFKIIWQKINNVP